A genomic segment from Desulfonatronum lacustre DSM 10312 encodes:
- the fba gene encoding class II fructose-bisphosphate aldolase (catalyzes the reversible aldol condensation of dihydroxyacetonephosphate and glyceraldehyde 3-phosphate in the Calvin cycle, glycolysis, and/or gluconeogenesis) has protein sequence MALITLRQLLDHAAEHGYGVPAFNVNNLEQVQAIMYAANETNSPVILQSSAGARKYAGSVFIRHLIQAALEEWPHIPLCLHQDHGASPAVCARSIQSGFSSVMMDGSLMDDGKTPSTYEYNVQVTARVVEMAHACGVSVEGELGVLGSLETGIAGKEDGVGAEGKLSREQMLTDPEQAADFVKKTGVDALAIAIGTSHGAYKFTRPPSGEVLAISRIKEIHERIPNTHLVMHGSSSVPQDWLAIVNEYGGDLGQTYGVPVEEIQQGIKFGVRKVNIDTDLRLASTGAIRRHMAQKPKDFDPRKYLGVAREAMKQICLDRLRAFGTEGYASKIKPMSMEVMEERYLKGELAALVR, from the coding sequence ATGGCATTGATCACATTACGGCAGTTGTTGGACCACGCGGCGGAGCACGGCTACGGCGTTCCTGCCTTCAACGTGAACAATCTGGAGCAGGTCCAGGCCATTATGTACGCGGCCAACGAGACCAACAGCCCGGTGATCCTGCAAAGCTCCGCCGGGGCGAGGAAATACGCCGGGTCCGTGTTCATCCGCCACCTGATCCAGGCGGCCCTTGAAGAATGGCCGCATATTCCGCTGTGTCTGCACCAGGACCACGGCGCTTCTCCGGCGGTGTGCGCCCGGTCCATCCAGTCCGGTTTTTCCTCGGTGATGATGGACGGCTCACTGATGGACGACGGCAAGACGCCCTCCACCTACGAGTACAACGTTCAGGTCACGGCCCGTGTTGTGGAGATGGCCCATGCCTGCGGCGTGTCCGTGGAAGGCGAGCTGGGCGTTTTGGGGTCCCTGGAGACCGGAATCGCGGGCAAAGAAGATGGCGTGGGCGCGGAAGGCAAGCTGTCCCGGGAGCAGATGCTCACGGATCCGGAGCAGGCCGCGGACTTCGTGAAGAAGACCGGGGTGGACGCCCTGGCCATTGCCATCGGCACCAGCCATGGAGCCTACAAGTTTACTCGCCCGCCCAGCGGAGAAGTTCTGGCCATCAGCCGGATCAAGGAAATCCACGAGCGGATTCCGAACACCCACTTGGTCATGCACGGCTCTTCCTCCGTGCCCCAGGACTGGCTGGCCATCGTCAATGAATACGGCGGCGATCTGGGCCAGACCTACGGCGTGCCGGTGGAGGAAATCCAGCAGGGTATCAAGTTCGGGGTCCGCAAGGTGAATATCGACACGGACCTGCGCCTGGCCTCCACCGGGGCGATCCGGCGGCACATGGCCCAGAAGCCCAAGGATTTCGACCCGCGCAAGTACCTCGGCGTGGCCAGGGAGGCCATGAAACAGATTTGTCTGGACCGCCTCCGGGCTTTCGGCACCGAAGGCTACGCCTCCAAGATCAAGCCGATGTCCATGGAAGTCATGGAAGAGCGCTATCTCAAGGGTGAGTTGGCCGCGCTGGTTCGGTAA
- the phnC gene encoding phosphonate ABC transporter ATP-binding protein, giving the protein MTEQPTKGSGGKAPASLIVSNLVKAYVPGKPVLNDVSFSVGGQTTVAIIGPSGTGKSTLLRCINRLIDPTGGTISVAGLELSRLSGRALREARRHIGMVFQEFNLVERLTVIENVLCGRLGFVPVWRAFLRKFEQADIDRAFELIDKVGLTDFATTRADALSGGQRQRVGIARAVMQNPALLMADEPTSSLDPKTSVEIMELLNDFSSSQGIPVLINIHDVNLAKRFADRVIGMSQGAIIFDGPPKELSDTHLQQIYGGEGWLT; this is encoded by the coding sequence GTGACGGAGCAACCCACGAAAGGAAGCGGGGGCAAGGCCCCAGCTTCCTTGATTGTTTCCAACCTGGTCAAGGCATACGTTCCGGGCAAGCCGGTCCTGAACGACGTTTCGTTCTCGGTCGGCGGGCAAACCACGGTGGCCATCATCGGGCCGTCCGGCACCGGGAAGTCCACGTTGTTGCGGTGCATCAACCGCCTGATTGATCCCACCGGAGGGACCATCAGCGTGGCCGGCCTCGAGCTGTCCAGGCTGTCCGGCAGGGCCCTGCGCGAGGCGCGCCGCCATATCGGGATGGTTTTTCAGGAGTTCAATCTGGTTGAACGACTGACGGTGATTGAAAACGTGCTGTGCGGCCGGTTGGGCTTCGTGCCGGTCTGGAGGGCCTTTTTGCGCAAGTTCGAGCAGGCCGACATCGACCGGGCCTTTGAGCTGATCGACAAGGTCGGGTTGACGGACTTCGCCACCACCCGGGCCGACGCCCTCTCCGGAGGCCAGCGCCAACGGGTGGGCATTGCCCGGGCTGTGATGCAGAACCCGGCCCTGCTCATGGCCGACGAACCCACGTCGTCCCTGGACCCGAAGACCTCCGTGGAAATCATGGAACTGCTCAACGACTTTTCCAGTTCCCAGGGCATTCCGGTGCTGATCAACATCCATGACGTGAACCTGGCCAAACGCTTCGCGGACCGGGTCATCGGCATGTCCCAGGGGGCGATCATTTTCGACGGGCCGCCCAAGGAACTGAGCGACACCCATCTGCAACAAATTTACGGCGGCGAGGGCTGGCTGACATGA
- a CDS encoding HAD-IIB family hydrolase: MRPLNHMPRDAARAVQVVLTDIDDTLTDDGRLGAAAYAALERLQAAGLIVVPITGRPAGWCDQIARMWPVDAVVGENGAFYFRYDREKRTMIRRFFKSEPERAVDRKRLAELRDMILAQVPGAGLSADQAYREADLAIDFCEDVPPLPPEDVRRIKALFEQAGARAKVSSIHVNGWFGDWDKLTMTRRLLAEVFGMDLDAMASRIVFSGDSPNDAPMFAFFPHAVGVANVLDFAGELEAEPAWVTPSRGGAGFVELTEVLLQARRD, translated from the coding sequence ATGCGCCCCCTGAACCACATGCCTCGCGACGCGGCCCGGGCCGTCCAGGTCGTGCTTACGGACATCGACGATACCCTGACCGACGATGGACGTCTGGGCGCTGCCGCTTATGCTGCCCTTGAGCGGCTCCAGGCCGCCGGGCTGATCGTCGTGCCCATAACAGGACGTCCCGCGGGTTGGTGCGATCAGATCGCCAGGATGTGGCCCGTGGACGCGGTGGTGGGGGAAAACGGGGCCTTTTATTTTCGGTATGACCGGGAAAAACGAACCATGATCCGACGGTTTTTCAAGAGCGAGCCGGAGCGGGCCGTGGATCGGAAGCGTCTGGCCGAACTGCGGGACATGATCCTGGCCCAGGTCCCCGGGGCCGGGTTGTCCGCGGACCAGGCCTACCGGGAAGCGGACCTGGCCATTGATTTTTGCGAGGACGTTCCTCCCTTGCCGCCGGAAGACGTGCGACGGATCAAGGCCCTGTTCGAACAGGCCGGGGCCCGGGCCAAGGTCAGCTCCATCCACGTCAACGGCTGGTTCGGGGATTGGGACAAGTTGACCATGACCCGACGGCTTCTGGCCGAAGTCTTCGGCATGGACCTGGACGCCATGGCTTCCCGGATCGTCTTTTCCGGGGACTCGCCCAACGACGCCCCGATGTTCGCCTTTTTCCCCCATGCCGTGGGCGTGGCCAATGTTCTCGATTTCGCCGGAGAACTGGAAGCCGAACCGGCCTGGGTCACGCCGTCCCGGGGCGGCGCGGGCTTCGTCGAGTTGACCGAGGTTCTGCTTCAGGCCCGTCGCGACTGA
- the phnE gene encoding phosphonate ABC transporter, permease protein PhnE yields MSAAAVRRPFKANWGARIGWVLLALYCVYATWSLDFSWARFVSGLDNGARFLGAMFPPEFTRWRMLVDNLIETLEIAVIASAFGVAFSLPIGLVAARNLMPTWATWPARTLIAICRSFHPVIFAILFVKAVGFGPLAGIITLVFASIGFIGKLFAEAIEEISLKPVEACRAAGAPFMSVIFMAVLPQVLNRFIGFATYQFDANLRNSTMVGIVGAGGIGGTLFAAFQRFDYDFLAAILLSIIALVMLGEYLASIVKAVFND; encoded by the coding sequence ATGAGCGCGGCCGCGGTCCGAAGACCCTTCAAGGCCAACTGGGGCGCGCGCATCGGCTGGGTCCTGCTGGCCCTGTACTGCGTTTACGCCACGTGGTCCCTGGATTTCAGTTGGGCTCGCTTCGTGTCCGGGTTGGACAACGGGGCGAGGTTTCTGGGGGCCATGTTTCCTCCGGAGTTCACGCGGTGGCGCATGCTGGTGGACAACCTGATCGAGACCTTGGAAATCGCCGTGATCGCCTCGGCCTTCGGCGTGGCCTTTTCCCTGCCCATCGGCCTGGTCGCGGCCCGGAACCTGATGCCGACCTGGGCCACCTGGCCGGCGCGCACGTTGATCGCCATCTGCCGCTCCTTCCATCCGGTGATTTTCGCCATCCTTTTCGTCAAGGCCGTGGGATTCGGGCCCTTGGCGGGCATCATCACCCTGGTCTTCGCTTCCATCGGCTTCATCGGCAAGCTGTTCGCCGAGGCCATTGAGGAGATCTCCCTGAAGCCCGTGGAAGCCTGCCGGGCCGCGGGAGCGCCCTTCATGAGCGTGATCTTCATGGCCGTTCTGCCCCAGGTCCTGAACCGGTTCATCGGGTTTGCCACCTACCAGTTCGACGCGAACCTGCGCAATTCGACCATGGTCGGGATCGTGGGCGCGGGCGGCATCGGCGGAACCCTGTTCGCGGCGTTCCAGCGCTTTGACTACGATTTCCTGGCGGCCATTCTGCTTTCCATCATCGCCCTGGTCATGCTCGGCGAGTATCTGGCCTCCATTGTCAAGGCGGTGTTCAATGACTAG
- the serS gene encoding serine--tRNA ligase — MLDVKMIRQTPERVRKALEDRGAGVDLETFLALEEQRRKLLQEVEALKARRNQASGEVARLKRAKEDASALINELSVLSDRVKSLDAELKELDQRVQDWLLGVPNVPHDSVPFGRSEADNPVLRTWGEPARPDFPPLEHWDLGLRLGGLDFERAAKITGARFALLTGWAARLERALINFMLDQHTGQHGYLECLPPFIVNRDSLTGTGNLPKFADDLFKLEGTDFFLIPTAEVPVTNIHRDEILTEDALPLAYAAYTPCFRSEAGSHGRDTRGLIRQHQFNKVELVRFVHPDASYEELELLLGHAERILQLLELPYRVITLCTGDMGFSAAKTYDIEVWLPGQNTYREISSCSNFEDFQARRADIRFKPTTGGKPRFVHTLNGSGLAVGRTLVAILENCQQQDGSLVIPSALRPYMGGLEIVEPRTS; from the coding sequence ATGCTTGATGTAAAAATGATCCGTCAAACTCCGGAGCGAGTGCGCAAGGCCCTGGAGGACCGGGGGGCCGGGGTTGATCTGGAGACCTTTCTGGCCCTGGAAGAGCAACGTCGCAAGCTCTTGCAGGAAGTGGAAGCGCTCAAGGCCCGACGCAACCAGGCTTCGGGCGAGGTGGCCAGGCTCAAGCGGGCCAAGGAGGACGCCTCGGCCCTGATCAATGAGCTGTCCGTCCTGTCCGACCGGGTCAAGTCTCTGGACGCTGAACTCAAGGAATTGGATCAGCGCGTCCAGGACTGGCTGCTGGGCGTGCCCAACGTGCCCCACGATTCCGTCCCCTTTGGCCGATCCGAGGCGGACAACCCTGTGTTGCGCACCTGGGGGGAGCCCGCGCGTCCGGACTTCCCGCCCCTGGAGCACTGGGATCTGGGACTGCGTTTGGGCGGTCTGGACTTTGAACGCGCCGCCAAGATCACCGGAGCCCGGTTCGCCCTGCTCACCGGCTGGGCCGCCAGACTGGAACGGGCCCTGATCAACTTCATGCTGGATCAGCACACCGGGCAGCACGGCTACCTGGAATGCCTGCCGCCATTCATCGTCAACCGGGACAGCTTGACCGGCACCGGCAATTTGCCGAAATTCGCCGATGATCTGTTTAAGCTCGAAGGGACGGACTTTTTCCTGATCCCCACGGCCGAAGTGCCGGTGACCAACATCCACCGCGACGAAATCCTCACTGAGGACGCCCTGCCCCTGGCTTATGCCGCCTACACGCCCTGCTTCCGTTCCGAGGCCGGTTCCCACGGCAGGGACACCAGGGGCCTGATCCGCCAGCACCAATTCAACAAGGTGGAACTCGTCCGCTTCGTCCACCCGGACGCCTCCTACGAGGAGCTGGAGCTGCTTCTGGGTCATGCCGAACGGATTTTGCAGCTGCTGGAACTGCCCTACCGGGTGATCACCCTCTGCACCGGTGATATGGGCTTTTCCGCGGCCAAGACCTATGACATCGAAGTCTGGCTGCCGGGCCAGAACACCTACCGGGAAATCTCCTCCTGCTCCAATTTCGAGGATTTCCAGGCCCGACGGGCGGACATCCGCTTCAAGCCGACCACCGGCGGCAAGCCCCGGTTCGTGCACACCCTCAACGGCTCGGGCCTGGCCGTGGGCCGGACCCTGGTGGCCATTCTGGAGAACTGCCAGCAACAAGACGGCAGCCTGGTCATTCCGTCCGCGCTCCGGCCCTATATGGGTGGGCTGGAAATCGTGGAGCCGAGGACATCGTGA
- the phnD gene encoding phosphate/phosphite/phosphonate ABC transporter substrate-binding protein: MMRKLFGFLAMVLILALAQPGFAQVCEHRGNLDERFCDNDKDLVADLLPAGQCKDPSTLVFTYTPVEDPAVYQDVFADFMSYLEKATGKKVIYYTVHSNAAQVEAMRSGRLHVAGFSTGPTVFAVNLAGYVPIAVKGGPEGFQGYNLVMLVKKDSPIQTMEDLKGKTVAHTSASSNSGNLAPRVLFPELGLTPEEDYKVVYSGKHDQSVLGVAHGDYEAAPVASDVYERMLRAGRVQEGELRAIYTSERFPTSSFGYSSELCPELVQKIVGAFHTYRYTDKMKEAFDGADRFYPVTYKVDWGIIRTINEALGEELK; encoded by the coding sequence ATGATGCGAAAGTTGTTCGGCTTTTTGGCGATGGTCCTGATTCTGGCCCTGGCCCAGCCCGGTTTTGCCCAGGTCTGCGAGCACCGCGGCAATCTGGACGAACGGTTCTGCGACAACGACAAGGACCTGGTCGCTGATTTGTTGCCCGCCGGGCAGTGCAAGGACCCCTCCACCCTGGTCTTCACCTACACCCCGGTGGAAGATCCCGCGGTGTACCAGGACGTGTTCGCCGACTTCATGAGCTACCTGGAGAAGGCCACCGGCAAGAAGGTCATTTACTATACCGTGCATTCCAACGCGGCCCAGGTGGAAGCCATGCGTTCCGGTCGGCTGCACGTGGCCGGTTTTTCCACCGGCCCGACCGTCTTTGCCGTGAATCTGGCCGGCTACGTGCCCATCGCGGTCAAGGGCGGCCCCGAGGGATTTCAGGGCTACAATCTGGTCATGCTGGTCAAAAAGGACAGCCCCATCCAGACCATGGAAGACCTGAAAGGCAAGACCGTGGCGCACACTTCGGCCTCCTCCAACTCCGGCAACCTGGCGCCCCGGGTGCTGTTCCCGGAATTGGGCCTCACCCCGGAAGAAGACTATAAGGTCGTCTACTCCGGCAAGCACGACCAGTCCGTGCTTGGCGTGGCCCATGGCGACTATGAGGCCGCTCCGGTGGCTTCCGACGTCTACGAACGGATGCTCCGCGCCGGTCGGGTGCAGGAAGGCGAACTGCGGGCCATCTACACCAGCGAGCGCTTCCCCACCTCCTCCTTCGGCTATTCCAGCGAACTCTGTCCGGAACTGGTTCAGAAGATCGTCGGCGCCTTTCACACGTACCGCTATACCGACAAGATGAAGGAAGCCTTTGACGGCGCGGACCGGTTCTATCCCGTGACCTACAAGGTGGACTGGGGCATCATTCGCACGATCAACGAGGCTCTGGGCGAGGAGCTGAAGTAG
- a CDS encoding MFS transporter translates to MFQFLSRHLPAVLRVNPRLALFALGAMAASGFGQTFFVSLFGAEIRQAFDLTHTAYGSLYSGATLCSALLLFRFGGLVDTWTLPRVTALAIGVLAGGCLLVGFAPGALVLAAGFVCIRFGGQGMISHIGMTTAARYFTAHRGRAVALAAMGFPLAEALLPAGAALLLLWVGWRVPWVVGAGLLCLLILPVLILLSRGAPPPHEIASKNHSGTNPGTDRSRFSRRDVLGDPGYYLILPATLLTPFTVTALFFHQMAFAEELGWSLELLAAGFSVYAACHLGALFIAGPLVDRLGAARALPLALAPIVTGLVLLASVPSPLIVYAYLGMVGATQGLSATASGAIWAERYGILHLGAIRSMNQAVMVVSTAVSPILLGFFLDKHVGIATLALWLAGCAVLAALLARMGAWLEGRKTGEA, encoded by the coding sequence ATGTTCCAGTTTCTCTCCCGCCACCTTCCAGCCGTCTTGCGAGTCAATCCTCGGCTGGCCCTGTTCGCTCTGGGGGCCATGGCGGCTTCCGGGTTCGGCCAGACGTTTTTCGTCTCGCTTTTTGGCGCTGAAATCCGACAGGCCTTTGACCTGACCCATACGGCCTACGGCAGCCTGTACAGCGGGGCCACGCTGTGCAGTGCGCTGTTGCTGTTTCGGTTCGGCGGTCTGGTGGACACATGGACTTTGCCCAGGGTGACGGCCTTGGCCATCGGGGTTTTGGCCGGAGGGTGTCTGCTGGTCGGATTTGCTCCGGGAGCCCTGGTGCTGGCCGCGGGGTTCGTTTGCATTCGCTTCGGCGGGCAAGGCATGATTTCGCATATCGGGATGACCACGGCGGCCCGGTACTTTACGGCCCATCGAGGCCGGGCCGTGGCCTTGGCCGCCATGGGTTTTCCCTTGGCTGAAGCGTTGTTGCCGGCCGGAGCCGCGCTGCTTCTGCTCTGGGTCGGCTGGCGGGTGCCCTGGGTCGTGGGCGCGGGGCTGCTGTGTCTGCTGATTCTGCCGGTGCTGATCCTTTTATCCCGAGGAGCGCCGCCGCCCCATGAAATCGCGTCCAAGAACCACTCGGGGACTAACCCCGGTACGGATCGCAGCCGGTTCAGCCGCCGGGACGTGCTTGGCGACCCTGGCTACTACCTGATCCTACCCGCTACGCTGCTGACCCCGTTCACGGTCACGGCCCTGTTTTTTCACCAGATGGCCTTTGCCGAGGAACTCGGCTGGTCCCTGGAACTGCTGGCCGCCGGGTTTTCCGTCTACGCGGCCTGCCACCTCGGTGCGTTGTTCATCGCCGGGCCGTTGGTGGACCGCCTGGGCGCGGCCCGAGCCCTGCCCTTGGCCCTGGCCCCGATCGTCACCGGCCTGGTGCTGCTGGCCTCGGTTCCCTCCCCCTTGATCGTTTATGCCTATCTGGGAATGGTCGGGGCCACCCAGGGGCTGAGCGCCACGGCTTCCGGCGCGATCTGGGCGGAGCGCTACGGCATTCTCCACCTGGGCGCGATCCGCTCCATGAACCAGGCGGTCATGGTCGTGTCCACGGCGGTATCCCCGATTTTACTGGGATTCTTTCTGGATAAGCATGTTGGGATCGCGACTCTGGCGCTGTGGCTGGCCGGATGCGCAGTACTTGCCGCGTTGCTGGCCAGAATGGGGGCCTGGTTGGAAGGGCGAAAAACGGGGGAAGCGTGA
- the phnE gene encoding phosphonate ABC transporter, permease protein PhnE yields the protein MTSRKWERFTPLQRLARFSVFLAAGIALAVSLRTVHVVPEFLYDAPTQMADMFSRMWPPDTGYYWTGVHSSLVETMHIAGMGTILALILALPVALMAARNITPVPALNWLAKLILVSSRSVNTLVWAILFVAVFGPGALAGTIAIGFRSIGFCGKLLGEALEECNPGPIEALKAAGAPWTSIILKGYWPQVAPAFWGISLFRWDINVRESAVIGLVGAGGIGMALDTAINLFRWNQVALILLCIFAIVIVAEIVVTKIRQRII from the coding sequence ATGACTAGCCGCAAATGGGAGCGCTTCACCCCCTTGCAGCGTCTGGCCCGGTTCAGCGTCTTTCTGGCGGCCGGGATCGCCCTGGCCGTGTCCCTGCGCACGGTGCACGTCGTGCCGGAGTTTCTGTACGACGCCCCGACGCAGATGGCGGACATGTTCTCCCGGATGTGGCCGCCGGATACGGGGTATTACTGGACCGGCGTGCACAGCTCCCTGGTGGAGACCATGCACATCGCCGGGATGGGTACCATTCTGGCCCTGATCCTGGCCCTGCCCGTGGCGCTGATGGCGGCCAGGAACATCACGCCTGTCCCGGCCCTGAACTGGCTGGCCAAGCTGATCCTGGTCTCCTCCCGTTCGGTGAACACCCTGGTCTGGGCCATTTTGTTCGTGGCGGTCTTCGGTCCCGGGGCCCTGGCCGGAACCATCGCCATTGGTTTCCGGTCCATCGGCTTTTGCGGGAAGCTTTTGGGCGAGGCCCTGGAAGAGTGCAACCCCGGCCCCATCGAGGCGCTCAAGGCCGCGGGCGCGCCCTGGACGAGCATCATTCTCAAGGGCTACTGGCCCCAGGTGGCCCCGGCCTTCTGGGGCATCAGCCTGTTTCGCTGGGACATCAACGTCCGCGAATCCGCGGTTATCGGCCTGGTGGGCGCGGGCGGCATCGGCATGGCCCTGGACACGGCCATCAACCTGTTCCGATGGAACCAGGTGGCCTTGATCCTCTTGTGCATCTTCGCCATCGTGATCGTCGCGGAAATCGTAGTGACCAAGATTCGCCAGCGCATTATTTAA